A window of Ictidomys tridecemlineatus isolate mIctTri1 chromosome 1, mIctTri1.hap1, whole genome shotgun sequence contains these coding sequences:
- the Retreg1 gene encoding reticulophagy regulator 1 isoform X3, producing MILGRVIMQIIKDMVLSRTRGAQLWRSLSESWEVINSKPDERPRLSHCIAESWMNFSIFLQEMSLFKQQSPGKFCLLVCSVCTFFTILGSYIPGVILSYLLLLFAFLCPLFKCNDIGQKIYSKIKSVLLKLDFGIGEYINQKKRERSEAEKEKSHKDDSELDFSALCPKISLTVAAKELSVSDTDVSEVSWTDNGTFNLSEGYTPQTDTSDDLDRPSEEVFSRDLSDFPSLENGTGTNDEDELSLGLPTELKRKKEHLESGHRPSKERQSAAGLTLPLNSDQTFHLMSNLAGNVITAAVTAAIKDQLESAQQVLAQAAPSPGEDTDTEEGDDFELLDQSELDQIESELGLTQDQEADAQQSKKSSGFLSNFLGGH from the exons CTGGGAAGTCATCAATTCCAAACCGGATGAAAGACCCAGACTCAGCCACTGTATTGCAGAATCATGGATGAATTTCAGcatatttcttcaagaaatgtcTCTTTTTAAACAGCAGAGCCCTGGAAAG TTTTGTCTCCTGGTATGCAGTGTGTGCACATTTTTTACAATCTTGGGAAGTTACATTCCTGGGGTTATACTCAGCTATCTACTGT TACTGTTTGCGTTTTTGTGTCCACTGTTTAAATGTAATGATATTGGACAAAAAATCTACAGCAAAATCAAGTCAGTTCTGTTGAAACTAGAttttggaattggagaatatattAATCAGAAGAAACGAGAGAGATCTG aagcagaaaaagaaaaaagtcacaaaGATGACAGTGAATTAGACTTTTCAGCTCTTTGTCCTAAg ATTAGCCTCACGGTTGCTGCCAAAGAGTTATCTGTGTCTGACACAGATGTCTCAGAAGTATCCTGGACTGATAATGGGACCTTCAACCTTTCCGAAGGTTATACTCCACAGACAGACACTTCTGACG ATCTTGACCGGCCTAGCGAGGAAGTTTTCTCTCGAGATCTTTCAGATTTTCCATCTCTAGAAAATGGCACGGGAACAAATGATGAAGATGAATTAAGCCTTGGCTTGCCCACTGAGCTCAAGAGAAAAAAGGAACATCTGGAAAGTGGTCACAGACCAAGCAAAGAGAGACAATCAGCAGCTGGTCTCACCCTTCCTCTGAACAGTGACCAAACTTTCCACTTGATGAGCAACCTGGCTGGGAACGTCATCACAGCTGCAGTGACTGCTGCTATTAAAGACCAGCTAGAGAGTGCTCAGCAAGTACTTGCTCAAGCTGCACCCAGCCcaggggaggacacagacactgaAGAAGGTGATGACTTTGAATTACTTGACCAGTCAGAGCTGGATCAAATTGAGAGTGAATTGGGACTTACACAAGACCAGGAAGCAGATGCACAGCAAAGTAAGAAGTCTTCAGGCTTCCTTTCAAATTTCCTTGGAGGCCATTAA
- the Retreg1 gene encoding reticulophagy regulator 1 isoform X4 codes for MLKRAEMPEDEDFGPGKSWEVINSKPDERPRLSHCIAESWMNFSIFLQEMSLFKQQSPGKFCLLVCSVCTFFTILGSYIPGVILSYLLLLFAFLCPLFKCNDIGQKIYSKIKSVLLKLDFGIGEYINQKKRERSEAEKEKSHKDDSELDFSALCPKISLTVAAKELSVSDTDVSEVSWTDNGTFNLSEGYTPQTDTSDDLDRPSEEVFSRDLSDFPSLENGTGTNDEDELSLGLPTELKRKKEHLESGHRPSKERQSAAGLTLPLNSDQTFHLMSNLAGNVITAAVTAAIKDQLESAQQVLAQAAPSPGEDTDTEEGDDFELLDQSELDQIESELGLTQDQEADAQQSKKSSGFLSNFLGGH; via the exons CTGGGAAGTCATCAATTCCAAACCGGATGAAAGACCCAGACTCAGCCACTGTATTGCAGAATCATGGATGAATTTCAGcatatttcttcaagaaatgtcTCTTTTTAAACAGCAGAGCCCTGGAAAG TTTTGTCTCCTGGTATGCAGTGTGTGCACATTTTTTACAATCTTGGGAAGTTACATTCCTGGGGTTATACTCAGCTATCTACTGT TACTGTTTGCGTTTTTGTGTCCACTGTTTAAATGTAATGATATTGGACAAAAAATCTACAGCAAAATCAAGTCAGTTCTGTTGAAACTAGAttttggaattggagaatatattAATCAGAAGAAACGAGAGAGATCTG aagcagaaaaagaaaaaagtcacaaaGATGACAGTGAATTAGACTTTTCAGCTCTTTGTCCTAAg ATTAGCCTCACGGTTGCTGCCAAAGAGTTATCTGTGTCTGACACAGATGTCTCAGAAGTATCCTGGACTGATAATGGGACCTTCAACCTTTCCGAAGGTTATACTCCACAGACAGACACTTCTGACG ATCTTGACCGGCCTAGCGAGGAAGTTTTCTCTCGAGATCTTTCAGATTTTCCATCTCTAGAAAATGGCACGGGAACAAATGATGAAGATGAATTAAGCCTTGGCTTGCCCACTGAGCTCAAGAGAAAAAAGGAACATCTGGAAAGTGGTCACAGACCAAGCAAAGAGAGACAATCAGCAGCTGGTCTCACCCTTCCTCTGAACAGTGACCAAACTTTCCACTTGATGAGCAACCTGGCTGGGAACGTCATCACAGCTGCAGTGACTGCTGCTATTAAAGACCAGCTAGAGAGTGCTCAGCAAGTACTTGCTCAAGCTGCACCCAGCCcaggggaggacacagacactgaAGAAGGTGATGACTTTGAATTACTTGACCAGTCAGAGCTGGATCAAATTGAGAGTGAATTGGGACTTACACAAGACCAGGAAGCAGATGCACAGCAAAGTAAGAAGTCTTCAGGCTTCCTTTCAAATTTCCTTGGAGGCCATTAA